A single window of Vibrio sp. HB236076 DNA harbors:
- the folK gene encoding 2-amino-4-hydroxy-6-hydroxymethyldihydropteridine diphosphokinase yields the protein MKTVYIAIGSNLDNPVQQAQQAIEALKQLPDSQWEQVSSLYSSTPMGPQDQPDYINAVAKLYTHLTPLELLEHTQRIELEHGRVRKEQRWGARTLDLDILLYGQETIEHPRLTIPHYGMKVREFVVYPLAEITPDLTLPDGTKLSELLANTPLNGLSIWQSLPNE from the coding sequence ATGAAAACGGTATACATTGCCATCGGCAGTAACTTAGACAACCCAGTACAGCAAGCCCAACAGGCCATCGAAGCGCTAAAACAGCTCCCCGATAGCCAATGGGAGCAAGTGTCATCGCTGTACTCAAGTACGCCGATGGGCCCTCAAGATCAACCGGATTACATCAATGCGGTGGCCAAGTTGTACACCCACTTAACACCCCTTGAACTGCTAGAGCACACCCAGCGTATCGAGCTCGAGCACGGCCGGGTAAGAAAAGAACAACGTTGGGGAGCAAGAACGCTCGATTTAGATATCTTGCTCTATGGCCAAGAGACCATCGAACACCCTAGACTAACCATCCCACATTACGGAATGAAAGTCAGAGAATTCGTTGTCTACCCTCTGGCTGAGATCACTCCCGATTTAACGCTCCCCGATGGGACTAAGCTCTCTGAGTTGCTGGCTAACACGCCATTAAACGGGCTTAGTATTTGGCAAAGCCTGCCAAACGAGTAA
- the can gene encoding carbonate dehydratase, translating into MPELKTLFDNNSKWSEALKSGQPEYFSHLEAGQSPSYLWIGCSDSRVPAERLTGLEAGELFVHRNVANQVIHTDLNCLSVVQYAVDILKVKHIIVCGHYGCGGVIAAIENPNLGLINNWLLHIRDVYLTHKKSLSLFPQPQWADKLCELNVAAQVYNLGNSTLLQNAWQRGQSISLHGVIYGIADGRLKDLSLRCSDALSLDNVYQSAMNKILHAELPSQ; encoded by the coding sequence ATGCCCGAACTTAAAACCTTATTTGATAACAACTCCAAATGGTCTGAGGCACTGAAATCAGGGCAACCGGAATACTTTTCTCATTTAGAGGCGGGGCAATCGCCCAGTTACCTTTGGATTGGTTGTTCAGACAGTCGCGTACCGGCAGAACGTTTAACCGGACTCGAAGCTGGCGAACTGTTTGTTCATAGAAATGTCGCCAACCAAGTGATTCACACCGATCTCAATTGCTTGTCCGTCGTGCAATACGCCGTCGATATTTTAAAGGTCAAACACATCATCGTCTGTGGTCACTATGGCTGCGGTGGGGTCATCGCGGCGATAGAAAACCCGAATTTAGGCTTGATTAACAACTGGTTATTACACATACGCGATGTCTATTTAACGCATAAAAAAAGCCTATCGCTCTTTCCTCAACCGCAATGGGCGGACAAGCTCTGTGAGCTCAATGTCGCCGCCCAAGTGTACAATCTTGGCAACTCCACTCTGCTGCAAAATGCGTGGCAACGAGGTCAAAGCATAAGCTTACACGGGGTAATTTACGGGATTGCCGATGGGCGTTTAAAAGATTTATCGCTGCGTTGTTCTGATGCTCTATCGTTAGATAACGTCTATCAAAGTGCCATGAACAAAATTTTACATGCCGAATTACCCAGCCAATAA
- the sfsA gene encoding DNA/RNA nuclease SfsA — MKFEPALESAKLLRRYKRFLADIELDNGEIRTIHCANTGAMTGCATPGDTLWYSTSTNPKRKYPNSWEITQTQQGDFIVVNTAKANPLVVDAINQQRIKELIGYQQLHTEVTYGHEKSRIDILLSDPNQPDCYIEVKSVTLLLDQQDKLGAFPDAVTARGQKHLRELIAMKQAGYRAVLFFAVLHTGIEKVTVAHHIDRDYSLLLKQAEEAGVEVLCYQAQITPSEISLTTPISWQNHHKY; from the coding sequence ATGAAGTTCGAACCGGCACTAGAATCGGCCAAGTTACTGCGTCGCTATAAACGCTTTCTCGCCGACATCGAATTAGACAATGGGGAAATTCGCACAATTCACTGCGCTAACACGGGCGCTATGACCGGCTGTGCGACCCCAGGAGATACCCTGTGGTATTCAACATCGACCAACCCAAAACGCAAATACCCCAACAGTTGGGAAATCACCCAGACTCAACAAGGCGATTTCATTGTCGTCAATACCGCGAAAGCGAACCCTTTAGTTGTCGACGCCATTAACCAACAGCGCATTAAAGAGCTCATTGGATACCAGCAATTACACACCGAAGTCACTTACGGACACGAAAAGAGTCGCATTGATATTTTGCTCAGCGATCCAAATCAACCCGATTGCTACATCGAAGTAAAAAGTGTGACGTTATTGCTCGACCAACAAGATAAACTCGGTGCCTTTCCCGATGCCGTCACCGCCCGCGGACAAAAACACCTGCGAGAGTTGATCGCCATGAAACAAGCGGGCTATCGAGCGGTACTTTTTTTCGCTGTTTTACATACAGGGATTGAAAAAGTCACGGTTGCCCACCATATAGACCGCGATTATTCATTACTATTAAAACAAGCGGAAGAAGCCGGTGTTGAGGTCTTGTGTTATCAAGCACAAATCACCCCTTCTGAAATCAGCCTTACGACACCCATTTCTTGGCAAAATCATCATAAATATTGA
- a CDS encoding ABC transporter permease, protein MYHIYWTAFCSLLLKEINRFTRIWVQTIVPPAITMTLYFVIFGQLIGQRIGEMHGVSYMAYIVPGLIMMSVITNSYSNVASSFFSAKFQKHIEELLVAPVPNYVIIWGYVMGGVTRGLLVGTLVTAVSLLFVDLQVHHWWVIVITVLLTSIVFALGGLINAVFATTFDDISIVPTFVLTPLTYLGGVFYSLSLLPEFWQGVSKINPIVYMVNAFRYGFLGISDVPIATSFMVLIGFVVALYALAHYLITRGIGLRH, encoded by the coding sequence ATGTATCACATTTATTGGACTGCTTTTTGCAGTTTATTACTAAAAGAAATCAATCGCTTTACTCGTATCTGGGTACAAACGATTGTTCCGCCAGCAATTACGATGACTTTGTACTTTGTTATCTTTGGTCAATTGATCGGTCAGCGCATTGGAGAGATGCACGGCGTGAGTTACATGGCGTATATTGTCCCTGGCCTTATCATGATGTCCGTCATTACTAACTCGTACTCAAATGTGGCTTCTTCTTTTTTTAGCGCCAAATTTCAAAAGCACATCGAGGAGTTATTGGTCGCCCCCGTTCCGAACTACGTTATTATTTGGGGGTACGTCATGGGGGGCGTGACGCGAGGTTTGTTGGTCGGCACTTTAGTGACCGCGGTGTCTTTGCTCTTTGTTGACTTACAGGTCCATCATTGGTGGGTCATTGTGATCACGGTATTGTTGACCTCAATCGTGTTTGCGCTAGGCGGTTTGATCAATGCGGTGTTCGCCACCACCTTTGATGACATCTCAATCGTTCCCACTTTTGTGCTTACACCATTGACTTATTTAGGCGGTGTTTTTTATTCGTTGAGTTTGCTGCCTGAGTTTTGGCAAGGTGTGTCGAAAATCAACCCGATTGTTTATATGGTTAACGCGTTTCGCTACGGGTTCCTGGGCATCTCTGATGTGCCAATCGCCACGTCGTTTATGGTGTTAATAGGATTTGTGGTTGCCCTATACGCCTTAGCTCACTATTTGATCACCCGTGGTATTGGGTTAAGGCATTAA
- the dksA gene encoding RNA polymerase-binding protein DksA: MPDSKKKTLGILAIAGVEPYQEKAGEEYMSPEQMEHFTKILTAWRNQLREEVNRTVHHMQDEAANFPDPVDRASQEEEFSLELRNRDRERRLIKKIEKTMDKIKDDDFGFCESCGVEIGIRRLEARPTADLCIDCKTLAEIKERQMQG; encoded by the coding sequence ATGCCAGACTCAAAGAAAAAAACGCTAGGCATTCTAGCTATTGCCGGTGTTGAACCATACCAAGAAAAAGCTGGCGAAGAATACATGTCGCCAGAGCAGATGGAACACTTTACTAAAATCTTGACTGCATGGCGCAATCAACTCAGGGAAGAGGTCAATCGCACTGTACACCACATGCAAGACGAAGCAGCCAATTTCCCCGATCCGGTTGATCGCGCATCTCAAGAAGAAGAGTTCAGTCTTGAACTGCGCAACCGAGATCGCGAACGTCGCTTGATCAAAAAAATCGAAAAAACCATGGATAAAATCAAAGATGATGATTTCGGTTTTTGTGAATCTTGTGGGGTTGAGATCGGCATTCGCCGTTTAGAAGCTCGCCCAACAGCCGATTTGTGTATTGATTGTAAAACACTCGCAGAAATCAAAGAACGCCAAATGCAAGGCTAA
- a CDS encoding ABC transporter ATP-binding protein, with product MYALEIEQLTKTYSGGFQALKGLSLTVEKGDFYALLGPNGAGKSTTIGIISSLVNKSSGQVKVFGYDIDSHLEQAKQHLGLVPQEFNFNPFETVEQIVLQQAGYYGVKRDVAKQRAQQYLTQLDLWQKRHERARNLSGGMKRRLMIARALMHNPKLLILDEPTAGVDIELRRSMWRFLKKINQEQQITIILTTHYLEEAEMLCRNIGIIQAGQLIENTSMKALLNKLDVETFILDVDDIEALPRLTGVKEQVIVNGSLEIELEKSQGLNTIFEQLSQHNIKVLSMRNKANRLEELFVAIVNQNG from the coding sequence ATGTATGCATTAGAAATAGAACAGCTGACAAAAACCTATTCAGGTGGTTTTCAAGCGTTAAAAGGCCTCTCTTTAACGGTAGAAAAAGGCGACTTTTACGCCTTATTAGGCCCGAATGGCGCAGGAAAATCGACCACCATTGGCATCATCTCTTCTTTGGTTAACAAAAGCTCAGGTCAAGTAAAAGTCTTTGGCTACGATATTGACAGCCATTTGGAGCAAGCCAAACAACACTTGGGGTTAGTGCCACAAGAGTTTAATTTTAATCCCTTTGAAACGGTGGAACAAATTGTCTTGCAACAAGCTGGTTATTACGGCGTTAAAAGGGACGTAGCCAAGCAGCGCGCTCAGCAGTACCTCACTCAGCTGGATTTGTGGCAAAAACGTCACGAGAGAGCGCGTAACTTGTCTGGGGGGATGAAGCGCCGCCTTATGATAGCAAGAGCCTTAATGCACAACCCCAAGTTACTTATCTTAGATGAGCCAACCGCTGGTGTTGACATAGAGCTGCGCCGCTCTATGTGGCGATTTTTAAAGAAGATTAACCAAGAGCAGCAAATTACGATCATCTTGACCACACACTACCTTGAAGAAGCTGAGATGCTGTGTCGCAATATTGGTATTATTCAGGCCGGTCAATTGATCGAAAATACCAGTATGAAAGCGCTATTGAACAAGCTTGATGTTGAAACCTTTATCCTTGACGTCGATGATATCGAGGCATTACCGCGATTAACTGGGGTTAAGGAGCAGGTGATCGTCAATGGCTCATTGGAAATTGAACTGGAAAAAAGCCAAGGGTTAAATACTATCTTTGAACAGTTATCACAACACAATATCAAAGTGCTTTCGATGAGAAATAAAGCAAATCGCCTCGAAGAGCTCTTTGTTGCTATCGTTAATCAGAACGGTTAA
- the hrpB gene encoding ATP-dependent helicase HrpB yields the protein MMLYVHHKVFSLSQLPIESVMPQLLTALDQSSQVILKAPPGAGKSTLLPLRLLENNAHQRIIMLEPRRLAAQNIAQFLAKQLNEPIGQTVGYRVRGDSKVSQHTRLQVVTEGVLTRMMQSDPELSDFDLLIFDEFHERHLHGDTALAFALEVQTLRDELTLLVMSATLEYSSLCDVLSEAEYIESQGRQFPVQIDYHPLMANVSLTTAVSQKVQQALARYDDSILVFLPGVAAIKTVAQVLSSSLGTDVHIAPLYGQMSIKDQQAALLPAPKGKRKVVLATNIAETSLTIEAIGGVIDSGLERMAEFDLKSGSTRLKQKRIAQSSAIQRSGRAGRLQAGWCWRLYSEAQFRQQALVPEPEILRSDLAPLVMELSQWGVNEVCELAWLDEPKASSIAQAKTLLSDLGLLTDTGLTELGRLAYPYPCHPRLAAMLVKAEASLRPTAALIVALLEERETKGDLCFWVRLWCEAKHPQQQRVSKTAERFLSQGERMSSQQIELDQVPALLCLAYPDRIAQVRASSMNYLLANGHGGHFSDHSSFLNREDYLVAIDLRHSDGQSSSQILCYVELGLNVIEETMARLIEQREWVDIDDKTGTIKAHLQTRYQTLVLAQVPIVNPEPEKMTQALLNYVHRHRLSCLNWHESVQQWVTRIRCAEQWLPEYPWPDVSEAALLASTELWLLPELHQCKSVKGLKQIDLVKALTRLLPWPLPQILDNELPTHYRVATGQVHPIRYVEAQSPILSVRMQQMFGERQSPTIAQARVTLTVELLSPANRPLQLTQDLASFWQNGYQAVKKEMKGRYPKHVWPDDPAQHQPTTKTKKQLNS from the coding sequence ATGATGTTATACGTTCATCATAAGGTTTTTTCTTTGTCTCAGCTACCTATTGAATCGGTTATGCCCCAATTATTGACCGCGTTGGATCAGTCTTCGCAGGTCATACTCAAAGCGCCTCCGGGGGCAGGGAAGTCGACGCTGTTGCCGTTACGGCTACTGGAGAATAACGCACACCAGCGCATTATCATGTTGGAGCCGAGGCGGTTAGCGGCGCAAAACATTGCTCAATTTCTTGCCAAGCAACTCAACGAGCCGATTGGGCAAACTGTCGGCTATCGCGTGCGCGGCGATAGTAAAGTTTCACAGCACACGCGCTTACAAGTGGTGACCGAAGGGGTGCTGACTCGCATGATGCAAAGCGACCCTGAACTGAGTGACTTTGATCTGTTGATTTTTGATGAGTTTCACGAACGCCATTTACACGGTGATACGGCGCTGGCGTTTGCTCTAGAAGTTCAAACATTGCGCGATGAGTTAACCTTATTGGTGATGTCGGCAACGTTAGAGTACTCATCATTGTGCGACGTATTGAGCGAGGCTGAGTACATCGAATCTCAAGGCCGTCAATTCCCTGTGCAAATCGATTATCACCCCTTGATGGCCAACGTGTCGCTTACCACCGCTGTCAGCCAAAAGGTGCAGCAAGCACTGGCACGATACGACGATTCTATTTTAGTGTTTTTGCCCGGTGTCGCAGCGATCAAAACGGTTGCTCAAGTTTTGTCTTCTTCACTCGGCACGGATGTTCACATTGCGCCTTTGTATGGGCAAATGAGCATCAAAGATCAGCAAGCGGCATTGTTACCCGCCCCTAAGGGAAAGAGAAAAGTCGTGTTAGCGACCAACATTGCTGAAACGTCATTAACGATTGAAGCCATTGGTGGTGTGATTGACTCAGGCCTAGAGCGCATGGCTGAATTTGATTTAAAATCTGGCAGCACGCGTCTCAAACAAAAGCGCATTGCTCAATCTTCGGCAATTCAGCGCAGTGGCCGCGCAGGCCGCTTACAAGCAGGGTGGTGCTGGAGACTGTATTCTGAAGCACAATTTCGCCAGCAAGCATTGGTCCCAGAGCCAGAAATTCTGCGCAGTGATTTGGCGCCCTTGGTGATGGAGCTATCGCAATGGGGGGTGAATGAGGTTTGTGAGCTGGCTTGGCTTGATGAGCCTAAGGCTTCTTCTATTGCTCAAGCCAAAACGCTCTTGTCTGATTTGGGCTTGTTGACGGATACCGGGTTGACGGAACTTGGTCGACTCGCTTACCCCTATCCCTGTCATCCTCGTTTAGCCGCGATGTTGGTGAAAGCAGAAGCGTCGTTAAGGCCGACGGCGGCACTGATTGTCGCGTTGCTTGAAGAGCGAGAAACCAAGGGCGATCTTTGTTTTTGGGTCAGATTGTGGTGTGAAGCAAAGCACCCCCAACAACAGCGTGTGTCTAAGACCGCTGAGCGCTTTTTATCTCAAGGTGAACGCATGTCAAGTCAGCAAATTGAGCTTGATCAAGTGCCTGCCTTGCTGTGCTTGGCTTACCCTGATCGAATTGCTCAGGTGCGCGCCTCATCTATGAACTATTTACTCGCTAATGGCCATGGCGGGCATTTTTCAGATCACAGTTCGTTTTTAAATCGCGAGGATTATCTGGTTGCCATTGATTTGCGTCACAGTGATGGCCAAAGCAGTAGCCAAATTTTGTGTTATGTCGAATTGGGATTGAATGTGATCGAAGAGACGATGGCTCGATTGATTGAACAAAGAGAATGGGTTGATATCGATGACAAAACCGGAACCATCAAAGCGCATTTGCAGACGCGTTACCAAACATTAGTGCTTGCACAAGTCCCAATTGTGAATCCTGAGCCAGAAAAAATGACTCAGGCTTTACTTAATTATGTCCATCGTCACCGTTTGTCGTGTTTAAATTGGCATGAGAGTGTTCAACAATGGGTGACTCGTATTCGGTGTGCAGAGCAGTGGTTACCAGAGTATCCATGGCCAGATGTTTCTGAGGCGGCTTTATTAGCCTCGACCGAGCTTTGGCTACTGCCAGAATTGCATCAGTGTAAGTCGGTAAAAGGATTAAAACAGATTGATCTTGTCAAGGCACTGACGCGTCTGTTGCCGTGGCCGTTACCACAAATATTGGACAATGAGTTACCCACTCATTACCGCGTTGCGACAGGGCAGGTCCATCCTATCCGCTATGTCGAAGCACAATCTCCGATCTTATCTGTGCGGATGCAACAGATGTTTGGCGAACGACAAAGCCCGACGATTGCACAAGCTAGGGTGACCTTAACCGTGGAGTTATTATCGCCAGCCAATCGCCCTTTGCAGTTAACACAAGACTTAGCCAGTTTCTGGCAAAACGGCTATCAAGCGGTCAAAAAAGAAATGAAAGGGCGTTACCCCAAACACGTTTGGCCTGATGACCCAGCTCAACACCAGCCAACCACTAAAACCAAAAAGCAGTTAAATTCATGA
- the panC gene encoding pantoate--beta-alanine ligase — MQTFAEISEAREFIQQARRDGRRIGFVPTMGNLHDGHLTLVKKAQELADIVVVSIFVNPLQFDRADDLENYPRTLEADLSKLMEAGVDAVFIPEVETMYPEQPESHTLVDVPVLSAILEGNARPGHFRGVTTVVTKLLNIIQPDLACFGEKDFQQLAIVRKLVSDLALNVDIVGVPTTRELDGLAMSSRNNLLTIDERQRAPVLARTMRWMSSAIRGGRHDYDSIIEDANDQLRAADLEPDQIFIRDARTLQDINQHTQQIVILMSAFLGQVRLIDNLVVDFTQESRDEQTSGQEPESETASQA, encoded by the coding sequence ATGCAAACTTTTGCTGAAATTTCAGAAGCTCGTGAATTTATTCAACAAGCGCGACGCGATGGACGACGTATTGGTTTTGTACCCACGATGGGCAATTTACACGATGGTCACCTTACTTTAGTCAAAAAAGCGCAAGAACTTGCCGATATTGTCGTCGTCAGTATCTTTGTCAACCCGCTGCAATTTGATCGCGCAGACGACTTAGAAAACTACCCAAGAACCCTAGAAGCTGACTTGAGTAAATTGATGGAAGCAGGCGTAGATGCCGTCTTCATTCCAGAAGTAGAGACCATGTACCCAGAACAGCCAGAGTCACACACTTTGGTCGATGTTCCGGTACTGTCGGCTATTTTAGAAGGCAATGCTCGCCCTGGCCATTTTCGCGGCGTGACGACCGTAGTGACTAAATTGCTCAATATCATTCAGCCGGATCTGGCGTGTTTTGGTGAAAAAGATTTCCAACAGTTGGCCATTGTGCGCAAACTCGTTAGCGATTTGGCGTTAAACGTCGACATTGTCGGTGTCCCGACGACGCGTGAACTCGATGGCCTGGCGATGAGTTCTCGCAATAATCTACTGACGATTGATGAGCGTCAACGTGCGCCAGTACTCGCACGCACTATGCGCTGGATGAGCAGTGCCATTCGCGGCGGTCGCCATGATTACGACTCGATTATCGAAGACGCCAATGATCAACTAAGAGCCGCCGATCTCGAACCAGATCAAATTTTTATCCGCGATGCACGCACTTTACAAGATATCAATCAGCACACTCAACAGATTGTGATTTTAATGTCGGCTTTTCTCGGTCAAGTTCGCCTCATCGACAACCTTGTCGTGGACTTTACTCAAGAATCTCGTGACGAGCAAACCAGCGGGCAAGAGCCAGAAAGTGAAACGGCTTCTCAAGCTTAA
- the panB gene encoding 3-methyl-2-oxobutanoate hydroxymethyltransferase: MKKVTINDLNLWKKEGHKFACVTAYDASFAQVFESQEMPVLLVGDSLGMVLQGQSDTLPVTVDDICYHTRSVRAGSPNSLLLADMPFMSYASPLQACENAAKLMQAGANMVKLEGGEWLAETISMLTERAVPVCAHLGLTPQSVNILGGYKVQGREQDKADKMVKDALILQQAGAQIVLLECVPSELAERITQLLDIPVIGIGAGNKTDGQMLVMHDIFGISANYIPKFSKNFLAETGSIHQAAAQYIEDVRNGAFPDDAHTIA, encoded by the coding sequence ATGAAAAAAGTTACCATTAATGACCTTAATCTTTGGAAAAAAGAAGGTCACAAATTTGCTTGTGTCACCGCCTATGACGCCAGCTTTGCTCAAGTGTTCGAAAGCCAGGAAATGCCGGTATTACTCGTCGGAGACTCCCTTGGCATGGTTCTACAAGGCCAATCAGACACTTTGCCCGTCACGGTTGACGATATTTGCTACCACACCCGCAGCGTCAGAGCCGGTAGCCCCAACAGTTTACTGCTCGCAGATATGCCATTTATGAGCTACGCCTCCCCATTACAAGCGTGCGAAAATGCCGCTAAGTTAATGCAAGCAGGGGCCAACATGGTAAAATTAGAAGGCGGAGAGTGGCTGGCTGAAACCATTAGTATGCTGACAGAACGCGCGGTTCCAGTCTGTGCACACCTAGGCTTAACGCCTCAATCTGTTAATATCTTAGGCGGGTATAAAGTTCAAGGCCGTGAACAAGACAAAGCGGATAAAATGGTCAAAGACGCACTGATTTTACAACAAGCAGGCGCACAAATCGTATTGCTTGAGTGCGTGCCAAGTGAATTAGCTGAGCGGATCACCCAGTTACTTGACATTCCTGTGATCGGTATCGGTGCGGGTAATAAGACCGATGGTCAAATGTTGGTCATGCATGATATATTCGGCATCTCCGCCAACTATATACCCAAATTTTCGAAAAACTTTTTAGCAGAAACAGGCAGTATTCATCAAGCCGCTGCACAGTATATCGAAGATGTGCGTAATGGCGCGTTTCCTGATGACGCCCACACAATTGCTTAG
- the pcnB gene encoding polynucleotide adenylyltransferase PcnB translates to MHMNTNDNITDEHLQRPELSLNVFTREEHNISRKQISENALKVLYRLHSAGFDAFLVGGGVRDLLLGLTPKDFDIATNATPEQIKQLFRNCRLIGRRFRLAHIMFGRDIIEVATFRGHHDQSNDKTSLQSKEGMLLRDNVYGTIDEDAERRDFTVNSLYYSIADYSIHDYARGVEDLEERLIRLIGDPDKRYREDPVRMLRAIRFAVKLDFDIEEETAAPIEELAGLLKDIPAARMYEESLKLLQSGQGLETYHLLREYGLFQQMFPVIAEHFTEQYDSATEQMLDIVLDSTDQRILEGKRINPAFMFAAMLWYPLISLSNKLEKELNLNAYDAMMEASNVILDAQVKTIAIPRRHTTTIRDIWVLQMRLMRRSGKRAFRLLELNKFRAGFDFLEMRGEIEGGETQELAKWWDTFQQAGRNMRQAMVNDINEPGSSKPRRRRRNTSKKKPKA, encoded by the coding sequence ATGCACATGAATACAAACGATAACATCACAGACGAACACCTCCAACGCCCGGAGCTCTCATTGAACGTGTTCACTCGCGAAGAACACAATATCTCGCGTAAACAAATCAGTGAAAATGCACTCAAAGTCCTGTATCGCCTTCATAGTGCAGGCTTTGATGCCTTTCTCGTTGGCGGCGGTGTCCGCGATTTACTGCTTGGCTTAACGCCAAAAGATTTTGATATCGCCACCAATGCAACACCGGAGCAAATCAAACAGTTGTTTCGCAATTGCCGTCTTATTGGTCGTCGCTTTCGTCTTGCCCATATTATGTTTGGCCGCGATATCATTGAAGTCGCGACATTTCGCGGTCATCACGATCAATCGAATGATAAAACGTCTTTGCAATCCAAAGAGGGTATGCTGTTAAGAGATAACGTATACGGCACTATAGACGAAGATGCGGAACGACGCGACTTTACGGTTAACTCGCTTTACTACAGCATCGCTGATTATTCGATCCACGACTACGCTCGAGGTGTTGAAGACTTAGAAGAGCGCCTGATTCGCCTCATCGGTGACCCCGATAAACGCTACCGAGAAGATCCAGTGCGTATGCTGCGAGCCATTCGCTTTGCGGTGAAACTCGACTTTGATATCGAAGAAGAAACCGCCGCGCCGATTGAAGAGCTTGCCGGGCTACTCAAAGACATTCCCGCAGCGCGTATGTACGAAGAATCATTAAAGTTATTGCAATCAGGACAAGGGCTAGAGACCTACCATCTGCTGCGTGAATACGGTTTGTTTCAACAGATGTTTCCCGTTATTGCTGAGCACTTTACCGAGCAATACGACTCGGCGACAGAGCAAATGCTCGATATCGTACTCGATTCAACGGACCAACGTATTCTCGAGGGCAAACGCATCAACCCTGCTTTCATGTTTGCCGCAATGCTGTGGTACCCATTGATATCTCTTTCGAACAAGCTAGAAAAAGAGTTAAACCTCAATGCCTACGACGCCATGATGGAAGCGAGCAATGTCATTTTAGATGCACAAGTAAAAACCATTGCTATTCCGCGCCGTCATACCACGACCATTCGCGATATTTGGGTATTGCAAATGCGCTTGATGCGCCGCAGCGGTAAACGCGCTTTTCGCTTGCTCGAGCTCAATAAATTCAGAGCCGGTTTTGACTTTTTGGAAATGCGCGGCGAGATCGAAGGCGGTGAAACACAAGAATTGGCCAAGTGGTGGGATACCTTCCAACAAGCGGGTCGCAATATGCGCCAAGCCATGGTTAACGACATCAACGAGCCAGGTAGCAGCAAGCCGCGCCGCCGCCGTCGCAATACCAGTAAAAAGAAACCCAAAGCATGA
- the gluQRS gene encoding tRNA glutamyl-Q(34) synthetase GluQRS has translation MRYIGRFAPSPSGPLHFGSLIAALGSYFQAKSQGGLWRVRIEDLDPPREMAGAADQILRTLERYQLHWDGEVVYQSHRHDLYQAQIDHWLSQGQAYYCQCTRKEVQQSGGFYQGRCRKKQWSTGAIRLQPRSPIYQFHDRKHGVLTIPDALAREDFIIKRKDGLFAYNLAVVIDDIEQGITEVVRGADLIEPTGRQISLYHQLKKTPVSYLHLPLATTAQGLKLSKQNHAPALDEKHPRRTLLAAMNFLGFKLEANLKEAKLAEILHWGVENWTLNQLPNQLSIPQHSQMPSVEL, from the coding sequence ATGAGATACATAGGTCGTTTCGCCCCATCCCCTTCTGGCCCGTTGCATTTTGGCTCGTTAATCGCCGCATTGGGCAGTTACTTCCAAGCGAAATCTCAAGGCGGTTTGTGGCGAGTACGCATTGAGGATCTCGATCCACCACGAGAAATGGCAGGCGCCGCCGACCAGATCCTAAGAACCCTTGAACGCTACCAGTTACACTGGGACGGAGAAGTCGTTTATCAGAGCCATCGCCATGACTTATACCAAGCGCAGATTGATCATTGGCTATCGCAAGGCCAAGCCTATTACTGTCAATGCACTCGCAAAGAAGTTCAACAAAGCGGTGGCTTTTATCAAGGCCGTTGCCGAAAAAAACAGTGGTCAACCGGGGCAATCCGATTACAACCCCGCAGCCCCATTTACCAATTTCACGACCGAAAACACGGGGTACTGACCATTCCAGATGCCCTAGCCCGAGAAGACTTCATCATTAAAAGAAAAGATGGGCTGTTTGCTTATAACCTTGCTGTCGTCATTGATGACATTGAGCAAGGTATTACCGAAGTGGTGCGCGGCGCAGATTTGATTGAACCGACGGGACGCCAAATCAGCTTATACCACCAATTAAAGAAAACGCCGGTGTCTTATCTGCACTTGCCTTTGGCAACGACAGCGCAAGGGTTAAAATTATCCAAGCAAAACCACGCCCCGGCATTAGATGAAAAACACCCCAGACGCACATTGCTCGCCGCCATGAACTTTTTGGGGTTTAAGCTCGAAGCCAACTTAAAAGAGGCAAAACTGGCAGAAATACTGCATTGGGGTGTCGAAAATTGGACTTTAAATCAACTACCTAACCAATTAAGTATTCCGCAACATTCTCAAATGCCTTCGGTTGAGCTATGA